The nucleotide window CGACCTGGTAGCCGTTCTCGGGTTTGCCTTTCAAAGAGTCGATGCGGCAGAGCGTGCCGACGGTATGGACGCCGTCCGCGCCGATGGGTTTTTCCGCCGGGATGGCGTCGTCTTGGGGAATTTGTTGCGTGGTGATGATCCAGAAGCCTCTTTTTTCCGCTTCCTTCAGAGCGCTCACGCTGCGCTCGCGTCCCACTTTCACGACCTGAGTCAGGCCGGGAAATAAAACCGCGTTTCTCAAGGGTAGTACGGGAAGTCGTCCGTGCATTGAAGTCATTCGTTGTCCTCCGTCCCAGTTCAAGTGGGATTTCGGTGAATATGGGTGCGACTCGGAATGCGTCAAGGGGGCCCGGCGCAAACGCGACCGATGCGAGTTCCGCTTCCATTGCCCCAATCGAAGTGCATTATCAGAATTATTGATGTCTCGCGAAACTCACCGACAAAGAGGTGACGGGCGGCAGCGGAATTGTCACAATCTTCCCATATGATGCACATTATCGATCTCATCTTGCATGTCGACCTTCATCTGAAAGAGTGGCTCGCGCTCTACGGAATTTGGATTTACGTTATTTTGTTCGTCATCATTTTCGCCGAGACGGGTTTGGTCGTTACGCCGTTTTTGCCGGGGGATTCGCTTCTGTTCGCGGCGGGTGCGCTGACCGCGCTCGGCGATGACGGGATGAATATTTGGTTGCTGGGCGGTCTGCTGATGGCCGCGGCGATCATCGGGGATCAACTTAACTACACGATCGGAAATCGTTTCGGGCAGTGGCTCCTGACCGGACATCTGCGACGTTGGGTGAAGGTGGACCACATCCGCCAAACCGAAATGTTCATGGCGAAGTATGGCGCCTCCGCGATCGTGCTGGCGCGTTTCGCGCCCATTGTCCGAACCTTCGCGCCGTTCGTGGCGGGGATCGGCAACATGAACCGTCGGCGTTTCCTGATGTTCAACGTCATCGGCGCCATTTTGTGGGTGCAGATCTTCCTATGGTTGGGACACCTTTTCGGAAATCTGCCGGTCGTGCAGAAAAATTTCTCGCTCGTCATCGCGGGCATCATCGCCGTGTCGCTGATCCCGCTCGCGGTCGGTTGGTGGAAGGCCCGTAATGAAGCCACGGCCGAGGCGAAGGCGCCGCAGCCGGTGGACGCGGCGGGGCCGCGATGAACGCGTGGATCCGCCGGCAAGTCCTGCGGATGGAGGCATACGCGGATCGTCCGTGGTACCCCTTCTTGATCGGTCTGCTCGCGGGGCTTGATAACCTCATCGTCGTGGTGCCGACCGACGGTATTTTGATCTCGAGTATTCTGCTGCAGCCGAAGCGCTGGTTGCGTATGTCTTTCGCCATCACTTTGGGATCGAGTCTTGGGGGCTTGGTCTTGGCCTGGCTGGTTCAGCATCACGGTTTGCCGTTGATCGAAACCTATTACCCGTCGCTTTTGACGACCAAGTCTTGGGTTTGGACCGAATACCTCTTCGATAACTACGGATTGATCGTCCTGTTCGCGGTGGCGGCGACCCCGATCATGCAGCATCCGGCGATCGTTTTGACCGCCCTCAGCGGCACGAGTCTGCTGTCGCTCTTTATGGTCATGATCGCGGGGCGAGCGCTCAAGTATCTTTTCCTCGGGTACATCAGCGCGAAGATGCCGGCGCTCTTGGGACGCCTGTGGGGCGTCCGCAAAGAGCTCGAGGAGGTCGGGATCGAGGCCAAACCGAACGAGATTCCCGATCCCCCCACGGTCCTTCGTTAACCCCTCAGTTGTTGATCGGACGGGGACATTTTTGCGCGCCTCGTTTCAGAGTGAGACGGCGCCCGCGATCTAGTGGACGGGAGCGTGAACGCGCTTTGCACCGCCAGAGAGGCATGAAACCTCTTCTTGTTATTTTCATCGTCCTGCTCGGTACGCTCAAGCTTCAAGCCCAAGATGTGAACTACGACGTCGCCGAAAGCGACACCCGCGGGATCGACCTGACCGTCTACGGCCCCAGCCGCGCCGACCGCATCCGCACGCTGCTGCGGACACCGAATGAAAGCTACGGACCGAACTGCTGGAACGCGGCCCTGCAGGTGTCGGGCGTCATCGATTCCACGCCCCGTTACGTCTCGGGCGCGGAGTTCTGGCACTGGATGAACTCGCCATTCTGCGCGCCGGTCGGGCGGGATGAGCCGCTTCGCTACGGCGACATCGGTTCGGTGTTCAGCGCCGGGCAAGGCCACTACCACAGTTTCATGCGCGTGAACGACAACGTCATTTTTCAAAAAGCGGGACCCGAGGTCCATCAGAAGTGGGAGTACACGAAGCACGAAAAGATCGTGTTCCCGCAGTTCTTCAATGAAGCGCAAAAATGCAAAGGCAACGAAGCCAAACAACAAGGGAAAGACTGCGAGCTCGGCATCGTCTACCACCGCTGCGACGCGGTTCCGAACGACTTTTACTCGAAGCACGGCGAGCTTCGCGGCGCGGAAGCTGAAATCAAAAAACAAGAGGCGATCATCGCGAAATGGATGAAGCACCGGCGGCCCGCGGACCGTCCCGCTTTCGAAGCGGCGATGTTCAAGATGAAAAACGTGATGGACCGGTTGGGCAAACAGACGTTTACGGGCGAAAAAGAGTTCGCCCGTAGGTCTCTTCATCTGCGCGCGGCCGCGAATCTCGTGACGGACATCTATCAAGACGATGAGAAGAAGAGCCTGAAGCTCCTTCAGGTCCAAGACGAGGCGGTCGCCTTCTTCCAGGCCCAAGAGCGTCGGACCGCTTACGCGTCGGTGGATCGCACCACGTGGCGCACCTTCGCTTGGCCGAACAGGCCGAGCCAAGAGTCCGGAAACCAAACGCGGGCGAAATCTCTCACTCAAGGTCTCGACATGATCCCCGGCTATGAAACTCCGTCGATCCGCGAACTCCTAGAAGGAAAGTAGAAACATAATCCTTGTGGCGAAAGCCAAAAAAAAGCCCGGGTAAAACCCGGGCTTCATCAAAGACTCTAAACCAAACAACCAATTACAGGTTGATGTTGGTCGAGAGAGCAACGTTCGTGCGGTCTGCACGGATGTTGTTCGGCAGGAACTGAACGTTCGGGTACAGGTAGATATCACGAGTGATCACGAAGCCCAGACCCACCGATTGGTAGGGGTTTTCGTAGTCCAACTTCGAGGGGTTCGAACGAGCCGACGAGTAGTTGAAGTATCCGAACACGGTACGGAACTGAACTTTCTCGCTGAATGCGTACTCGGCGAAGGGATAGACGCCGAAGCCCAAAGCAGCGCGGTCATCTTGGATATCATCACCGTAGATCGTTCCACCAATCGAAACTGCCGCACCAACGTCCCAGCCGTAGCTGGTCGAGTAGATCGCCGTTTGACCGAGCGACCATCCGCCACGATCGTTCAGAGCAGCGATCGACTCACGGTCAGTCGTGTACGACAGACCTGCATCAGTCACCATCTGGAACGGGCCCACTTTGTACAGGCGCTCGTAAGAGATGTAGGGATCGTTGATCGAAGTGCGCTCGCCGATTTCCGACGACTTATTGTGGAAGGGAGTCAGAAGCGACACGCCTGTTCCGAAGTTGAGGTTGTCGCGGTCAGTTGCGCGGTATTTCATCGCAATCGAACCACCCAAGCGAGTGTCGACCAGGGAGTTACGAGCCGAGCGGTAAGCGGGACGAATACGATCGAAGGGTTTTTCAACCGATCCACCCGAGTAGCTCAGAGCTGAACGGAACGAGAATTTCGACTTCGCACCAGTGGACGCACGCATGCGGGCGTTGGTGATCTCTTCGTCGATGTCTTTCTGTTGTTGATCCTTGGGGATCACAGTCGACGACTCAACGGTCGAAGTGTTTGCCGTCGAGGAAGACGATTCTTCCTGTGCGTACGACAGAGATGCGATGAGAGTCATTCCAAGAATGAGGCTCAGTTTTTTCACGTCGGCTCCTTTTTCTATCCTGTTGGGATTTCGCATTGAAATCCGGCAAATGGTTTCTTTTGAAAACCTGTTTAACTTTCTCAAATTACCGATTGCGAATGTGGTGGTGTGATGATGTGCGAGCCGCGTGATGCAACCCCAACCCCTTGTGACCCCACTCCATCCGCGTCTCATTCAACTCGCCACACCCCACCCCTTTGTGCCGGTGCGGTCGTTTGAGATTCGGTCCCCTTTTGTCTCCAAAGACGTTTGTCTAGGTTTCGGACTCACAGTTTTGCAAGCCTGGGGCCAGAAAATTGGTGTCAAAGAGAAACCAAATGCTGACCTAAAACCTTCGGTTTACTTACGTAAACCTGCGACTCGAGTGCTTTGTTGACCCGAAGGGATCTAACATAGACGCGGCGTGTTTTCTACTCAAAAGACAATGGAATGAGAACTGAGGCCATCTCGGCATTACCGGATTTCAGTAGTGAAGAACGGATCAAGATGGGGTCAAAACTACAGGCGGCGGGAGATCTTTACAGGCTGTCGGCCGAGGCTTCGGCGGGAGCGCGCGGGCTGATCCAGGACGGGCTGGAGGACGGCGACGGGAAAGGATTGAGCGCGGCGATGTCGGGGCCGACCCAAACCGGAAAGCGAATGCGGGAGGCCTGACGGGCGAGCTCGTGGCCGCCGGGCAGGAAGTTCAGCGGATCGACGGGGCCGTCCTTCATGCGAATTTCGAAGTGCAGATGGACGCCCGTGGCGCGGCCGGTGCGGCCCATCTCACCGATCAAATCCCCTTTGGCGACGGTCGTGCCGGCCTTAATCGAGGACTTCGACAAATGGGCGTAAAGAGTCGCAAAGCCGTCTTTGCCTTCGACCATGACCATGCGGCCGTAACCACGGAACTCACGGCCGACGTAGATCACGAGTCCCTCGTGGGCCGCGTAGATGGGGGTTCCCTTGGGGGCGGCCAGATCGATGCCGAGGTGGGGGCGACCGCGTTTTTTCTTCGGTTTCAGGAAAAAGCCGCGGGTCATGCGGGCCTCATCCACCGGCCAATCGAAATGGCCTGAACGGTTGCCGCGCTCATGCACGGCGATACCGGAAGTCGATGTGACGTCTTCATCGGGTCCCAAAGCTTGGTCGGGATCGATGGCGGTTTTAGGAGATTCTTGGATGCGGCTGGGCACGGACGGAAGCGTCGGACTCACGCAGGCGGTGAGACTCGCGGCCAGACTCGAAATGAAGAGGGTGGTTACAAGCCGCTTCATGGGAAATCAGGTTAACAATTCTAAAGGCCCACGCCTAGGTCAAACTCGCCAAAAGCCCTTAAAAACTCGCCTTTTTTGAAAAACCGACCCGCGGGAAGTCGGGTTTTTGCCTGAGTTGTGGGCATTTTTGGAAGGCGGGAAAGTCCCGCCCCCTGGGATTTTTGGCTCTAGCCCTGGAGTTCAGGGTAGATCGGAAACTTCGCGCACAACTCGCGGATCTCTCCGTGGATTTTGGTTTTCAAAGCGGCGTCTTCCGGCGCGCGCAGGACCTGAGCGATCCAGACGCCGATACGTTCCATCTCGGCGGTGCCCATCCCCCGCGTGGTCAAAGCCGGGGTGCCGATGCGCACGCCGCTCGTCACGAAGGGCGAGCGTTGCTCGTTCGGAACCGTGTTTTTGTTCACGGTGATACCCGCTTCATCCAGCGCATGTTCGGCGACTTTCCCGGTCACGGGGGTTTTCGACAGATCCACCAAGATGAGGTGGTTGTCGGTTCCGCCGGTTACCAGCGCGAAGCCCTCTTTCAACAAAACGTTGGCGAGCGCACGGGCGTTTTTCACGACATTTTCGGTGTAGGTCTTGAAGCCCGGTTGGAGCGCCTCGTGGAAAGCGACCGCTTTTCCCGCGATCACGTGTTCGAGCGGACCTCCCTGGATGCCGGGGAAGATTCGCGAGTTCAGTTTTTTCGCGTTCTCTTCCGAGTTCGTGAGGATGAGTCCGCCGCGCGGTCCGCGCAGGGTCTTGTGGGTCGTCGTAGTCACGTAATCCGCGTACGGGAAGGGCGACTCGTGGACGCCCGCCGCGACCAGACCCGCGAAGTGGGCCATGTCGACCATCAAGACCGCGCCGACCTCGTCCGCGATCTCGCGGAATTTTTTGAAGTCGAGCGCGCGCGGATACGCGCTGTAGCCCGCGATGATCATCTTGGGTTTCAGCTCCTGCGCTTGCTTGCGAATCGTCTCGTAATTCAAAAGACCCGTGTCCGCGTCGAGTTTGTAGCCGTGCGCCTCGAACAGAAGACCGCTGAAATTGACGGGCGAGCCGTGGGTCAGGTGACCGCCGTGGGACAGGTCCAGTCCCAGGATCTTTTCGCCGGGTTTCAGCGCCGCCAGGTAAACCGCCATGTTGGCCTGTGAACCCGAGTGGGGCTGGACGTTGGCGAAGGCGCAGCCGAAGAGTTTTTTCGCGCGCTCGATGGCGAGCTGTTCGATCTCGTCGACGAAGTTGCAGCCACCGTAGTAGCGCTTTCCCGGATAACCTTCGGCGTATTTGTTAGTAAGGATCGATCCTTGCGCTTCCATCACCGCGAGCGACGTATAGTTTTCGCTGGCGATCATCTCGAGACCGAACTTTTGGCGGTCGGTTTCACGTTGCAGGGACGCAAAAACTTGCGGGTCGGCTTTAGAGAGCGAAGGGAAGGTGTTTGTCATGGCCGACACCATAGGCGGATCGGCCGGGTTCGTACAGGGATATTGCGGTGCCGGAGTTCGGATCGCGGTTAGAGCTCTGCTCCTTGCGCCGACAGACGTTCCAGCGTCGCTTTGGCGTCTTGGAGGGCCGCCGCGCCCTCGCGCTGATCCAAGTGGGCTTTCAGGTGCGTCGCCATACGCGGGTCCAACCGGAAGAGCGGGCGCAGACCTTTGCCGGTCTTTTTGGCGTCGACGCGTTTGCGGGCGTCGTCGATGACTTTCTGGGTTTGGCTTTCGATCTCGACGATCGCGGCCTCGATGCGCGGGATATTCGCGGGCACCGTGAACGCATTTTTAGTCGCCTCGGACTTCACGTAGTTCAAAAGACCGCGCACCTCTTGGAAGGTTGCCAGGCCGTTTTTACGTGAGGCTTCCATGTACCAAAGGGAGCTTTCCGCGGCCTGCAGATTCCCGCCGGTCATGCGGCCTTCGGTCCACTCACGAATCAATAGCGCCTCGAGCGCGACCTCTTCGAAGCTGCCGCGCACTTCCAGTTCGTACAAAGAGCGGTTGAGGGATTCGGTTTCAGCCACGATGCTTTCCAGCTTCGTGACGTCCGCGCGGTCTTTGTGCTCGTTCATCCACTTTTCAATGCGTTGAAGGCTGCGCTGCATTTGGCGGACAAGCGGTGTGTACGGGATGATGCTGCGGTTCGCTTTGCGTCCCTGGTTGAAATTGTGGTGCATCATCTCGTGCACGAGGGTCCAGCGATCCGAGGCCTCGTCGACCAGGATCGTGGGGCTGACGATTTCGAAATCCTGGCAACGGGTCTGGCAGTTATCCCAGTAAAGTCCCGCGAGGCGACCATCCGAAATGCCGCCCGAAGCGCGGTCCCACACCGAACGCAAGTCCGTCGGCACTTCCTCAAGATTGAAATAGGTTTGGCAAGCGCCGCCCAGATTTGCGCGCGCGACGCGGAAGAGGTTCACGCCGAGTGACCGCACGTAGTCGGTCGTGGAGACGGCCGAGGCGTCGAGAACCGCTTCGAGGTCATAGCGGTCGTAGGGTTTATTGAAGACACCGAAGACGAACTCGGTTTTGGTTTTATTCTGAAAAAGCGCGTTCGGGCCCGCGTCGGGCGCGTTGTTGCGACAAGCGATTTTGTCGTAATCGCGGGGGACCACACGGCCGGTTTCACCGCCACCCCCGCCGCCGGCGGAACAGCCCGCAAGACCCAAAAGGAAGATGAACGGCGAGACAAGGGCGATGGATGTTTTCAAGCGATCCTCCTGTGGCGGGCCAGAGAGCCATCTTCGGCTTCGGCGCAAAAACGAGAACCCCCACGCTGGCAAAAGCCGGTGGGGGCGTCAATCGTGGAGTTCATTGGAACATAAGTATTGTGAGTTTAAGGCGTACCGACCGGCGCCGAAACCTTCTCGACCCGGCGTTGATGGCGACCCCCGGCAAAAGCCGTCGTGACAAAAAGATTCACCATCTTCAGAGCCAGGTCGTGATCGAGGAGGCGTCCCCCCAAACACAGAATGTTGGCGTCATTGTGTTCACGTGAAAGGGTCGTCGATTCTTCATTCCAGCAAAGGGCCGCGCGGATGTGCGGATATTTGTTCGCGCGCATCGCCATCCCCTGGCCAGAGCCGCAAATCAGAAAGCCCATTTCCGCGGGCAGCGGAATCGGACTTGCCGGTTCGCCACCCGAACTCACGAGCTGAAAGCCGTGAATCTTCCGGCAGACTTGATCGGCATAGTCGGGATAGTCGACCGAAGCCGTGTCGTGCGGTCCCAAATCCTCAATTTGGATTTTGAGCTCTGCCGAGGCGAGGATCAGGTGGCGTTTGATTTTTTCTTTCAGGTCGTAACCACCATGATCGGCGGCCAGATAAACTTTGCGGATCATGCGTCCACCTTCGAAAAAATAAGGCTCGCGTTGGTTCCGCCGAAGCCGAAAGAGTTATTCAGAACGTGCGTGATCTTGCCCGTGCGCGCTTCGCCGGTGACGTAGTCCAGATCGCAACCTTCCGACGGGTTCACAAGATTGATGGTCGGGGGCGAAAGTTGGTGCTCAAGTACCTTCACGCAAATGGCGCCTTCGATCGCGCCCGCCGCGCCGAGCGTGTGGCCGATCATGGATTTCGTCGCGTTCACCCAAAGTTTTTTGGCGTGGTCGCCGAAGACCGCCTTGAGGGCCTGCGTTTCCAGTTCATCGCCCAAAGGCGTCGAGGTCGCGTGGGGATTCACGTACTGAATGTCCGACGGCTTCAGGCCCGAATCCTTCAGCGCCGCCATGACGGACCGCTGTCCGCCTTCTCCGCAAGGAGCGGGCGAAGTCATATGGTACGCATCGGCCGTCGCTCCGTAACCGGAAACTTCCGCCAAGATGCGGGCGCCGCGTTTTACCGCGTGCTCCATGGATTCCAAAACCATGATCGCGCAGCCTTCAGACAGGACGAAACCGTCGCGGTCTTTGTCCATCGGACGGCTGGCGTGAGTGGGATCGTCATTGCGAGTGGACAGCGCGCGCATCGCGCCGAAGCCGCCGATGGCCATCGGGCAGACGGTCGCCTCGGCGCCGCCCGCGATCATGACGTCGTTTTGTCCGTAACGAATCGCATTGTAGGCTTCGCCGATGGAGTGTGCGCCGGTCGCGCAGGCCGAGGTGATCGAATAGCTCGTGCCGCGCAGACCGAAAAGGATCGAGACCTGACCCGAAGCCATATTGGTGATGACTGCGGGAATGAAGAACGGCGAAATCCGGCTGGGGCCTTTTTCGGTGATTTTCGCGAACTGCTCTTCGATGAACGGCAGACCGCCCATGCCGACGCCGATGAAGGTGCCGGTCGTATTTTTCACCTCTTCGGTGAGCTCCAGCTTCGCGTCGTCGAGCGCCATTTTGGTCGCGGCGACGGCGTACTGGATGAAGGTATCCATTTTCTTTTGTTCTTTTTTAGGGATGAAGGCGTCAGCATTGAAGTTCTTCACTTCGCCCGCGAACTTCGTATCGTACAAAGTCGTGTCGAATTTGGTGATCGGCGCGATGCCGCTTTGGCCGCGCAAAAGATTCTGCCAGGTTTCTTCCATGCTGAGTCCCAGTGGGGTCACGGCGCCGATGCCGGTGACGACCACACGACGAATTTCACGAGAACCACGAGTCAGCTTCATGCAGAACCTCTTTTAATGGTGGCGTACGTAATCTTTGAGACGAACCAACGTCTTTTTCGAAGTCATCCAATTGATGACCTCTGAAAAAACGAGCGCCCCGGACCGCGCTCCGTGAAGAGGTCCGGTCAGGGGCGTGAGTTCAATTTCCGATCGAGATCGAAAACCAAATCCAGAATTACTGGAGTTTGCCTTTTTTCTCGAGGAAGCCAGTGACGTCACCGACGGTCCGGAGTTTTTCAGCTTCTTCGTCGGGGATTTCGAGGTCGAATTCCTCTTCCATCGCCATGACGAGCTCGACGATATCGAGGCTGTCTGCGCCCAGATCGTCGATGAAGGAAGCTTCAGTCTTCACTTTCTCGGGATCCACGCCCAACTGCTCAACGATGATGTCTTTCACTTTCGGATTGATAGCCACTTTAGAACCTCCGGTTTCGATTTCCATTGCAAATTTCCTTTCTGACCAAAACTTGTCAGTCAGTTTTGAGTTCTGTTACTTAAATCCCTATTCCATGAACATGCCGCCGTTGACCGACAGCGTATGACCCGTGATGTAACTCGCCCGGTCCGACAGCAGGAAGGCGACCGCTTGCGCGACCTCTTTCGCCTCGGCGATCCGACCCAGCGGAATTTCGCTGAGGATCATCTTTTTCTGATCGTCGGTGAGGACTCCGGTCATTTCCGTATTGATGAAACCCGGCGCCACGCAGTTCACGCGGATGCCGCGCGAAGCGACTTCGGCTGCCGCCGACTTCGAGAATGCGACGGTGCCGCCTTTGGAGGCCGCATAGTTCGCCTGGCCCGCGTTGCCGGTCTGACCGATCACGCTAGTGATATTCACGATCGAACCTTTGCGGGCTTTCAGCATGGGCTTCAGCGCCGCGCGCGTGACCAGGAAAGTTCCTTTGAGGTTCGTCTGGACGACGTTATCAAAGTCTTCGGTTTTCATGCGCAAAAGAAGACCGTCTTTGGTGACGCCCGCATTGTTCACGATGCCGTCGATCTGGCCCCAGGTCTTCAGGAGTTGGTCGATGCCTTCATCGACCGAGGCCTCTTGTCCCACGTCCATCTTCAGCGCCAGATGGCCTGAACCCGGAAGATCTTTGAGGACCGCTTGCGCCGCATCTTCACGCGACACATAAGTGATCGCGACGCTCGCGCCTTCGCGAGCGAGCTCACGGGCGATGGCGGCGCCGATGCCACGGCTTCCGCCGGTGACCAGCACCTTTTGTCCCGTCAGTAGACCCTGTGATGAATTCGCATTTGTCATACTAGAGCTCGACCTCAAATTGAGCCTTGCAGGCTTTTTAAATTGAGCCTTGCGGGCTCTTTAAATCGCGCCTTGCGGCTTCGCGATTTTTTCAATCATTTTCAAGTCTTCCAAAGAGTTGGCATTCAAGACTTGGAAGAACTCGGAGTCAATTTTTTTGAGGAGCCCTTGAAGCACCTTGCCAGTCCCCAATTCTAAGCATTGGGAAACGCCCTGTTTTTTAAGCAACTCCATGCTTTGCATCCATTTCACGGGGCCTGAAACCTGGCGGATCAAGTTCTCGCGAAGGGCCTCTGGATGGGTTTCCACGGCCGCAGTGAAGTTCTGGATGATCTGGAAGGCGGGAAGCTGGAACGGCATGTCGCTCAGCACCTTACGCATTTCGTCTTCCGCCGGCTTCATCATGGCGCAGTGAAAAGGCGCCGAGACGTTCAAGGGGATGAGCTTCAGGCGCGGGGTTTCGGTCGGCCAAATATTTTCGGCTTTGGCGTTGGCCCTCATCCATTCGATGGCTTTCATCGAGCCCGAGATCACGATCTGACCGGGGCTATTGTAGTTCGCGGGGCTCAGCGGGGTGAAACCCGACTCTTTTTCGACATAAGAGCACAGCTGAATCACCTGGGATTCGCTGAGGCCCATCACCGCGACCATACCGCCTTGACCCACGGGAACGGCGGATTGCATGGCCTGGCCGCGCGTCCGTACGGCCTTCACCGCGGGCGCGAATTCGATGACTCCGGCCGCGACGAGGGCGCCGTATTCCCCGATCGAGTGGCCCGCGCCGATCCGCGCTTTCGCGCCGAATTCGGACGTGATCACGCGGGTCGTGGCCGTCGAAACGGTCAGGAGCGCGGGCTGCGTGTTCTCGGTCATCGCGAGCTCTTCCACGCTGCCGTGAAAGCAGAGTTTTTTCATGTCGATTTTGATCGCGTCCGAAGCTTCTTCGAAGGTGGTCTGGGCGATCTTGAAATTTTCAAAAAGGAACTGGCCCATACCGGGCTGCTGGCTTCCCTGACCGGGATACAAAAAGGCGAACATCGTGATCCTCTCCCACGCAAAAGGCCGAGTCGCCCCGGCCTTCGTTCAGATTTAGTATTTAAGAAGTAGGCTTCCGGCGGTCAGTCCCGCGCCGAAGGCGGTCAACAGAATCGTCTGCCCCCGCTGGATGCGGCCGTCGCGGACGGCGGTGTCGAACGCCACGGGAACCGTCGCGGCCGAGGTGTTCCCCATCTCATGGACGATGGAAATCACGCGATCCGTGGGGAAGTCGAAATGGTTCGCGACCGCTTCCATGATGCGCGCGTTGGCTTGGTGCGGGACGAGCCAGTCCACGTCGGTCAGCGCGAGCTTGTTGTGCTCAAGCGCTTCCTGGCAGACGCCCGACATCGTGCGAACCGCGTTCTTGAAAATCTCGCGGCCCTTCATGCGCAGGTACTGATCGCC belongs to Pseudobdellovibrionaceae bacterium and includes:
- a CDS encoding acyl carrier protein, which translates into the protein MEIETGGSKVAINPKVKDIIVEQLGVDPEKVKTEASFIDDLGADSLDIVELVMAMEEEFDLEIPDEEAEKLRTVGDVTGFLEKKGKLQ
- a CDS encoding DedA family protein, whose product is MMHIIDLILHVDLHLKEWLALYGIWIYVILFVIIFAETGLVVTPFLPGDSLLFAAGALTALGDDGMNIWLLGGLLMAAAIIGDQLNYTIGNRFGQWLLTGHLRRWVKVDHIRQTEMFMAKYGASAIVLARFAPIVRTFAPFVAGIGNMNRRRFLMFNVIGAILWVQIFLWLGHLFGNLPVVQKNFSLVIAGIIAVSLIPLAVGWWKARNEATAEAKAPQPVDAAGPR
- a CDS encoding serine hydroxymethyltransferase yields the protein MTNTFPSLSKADPQVFASLQRETDRQKFGLEMIASENYTSLAVMEAQGSILTNKYAEGYPGKRYYGGCNFVDEIEQLAIERAKKLFGCAFANVQPHSGSQANMAVYLAALKPGEKILGLDLSHGGHLTHGSPVNFSGLLFEAHGYKLDADTGLLNYETIRKQAQELKPKMIIAGYSAYPRALDFKKFREIADEVGAVLMVDMAHFAGLVAAGVHESPFPYADYVTTTTHKTLRGPRGGLILTNSEENAKKLNSRIFPGIQGGPLEHVIAGKAVAFHEALQPGFKTYTENVVKNARALANVLLKEGFALVTGGTDNHLILVDLSKTPVTGKVAEHALDEAGITVNKNTVPNEQRSPFVTSGVRIGTPALTTRGMGTAEMERIGVWIAQVLRAPEDAALKTKIHGEIRELCAKFPIYPELQG
- a CDS encoding RpiB/LacA/LacB family sugar-phosphate isomerase codes for the protein MIRKVYLAADHGGYDLKEKIKRHLILASAELKIQIEDLGPHDTASVDYPDYADQVCRKIHGFQLVSSGGEPASPIPLPAEMGFLICGSGQGMAMRANKYPHIRAALCWNEESTTLSREHNDANILCLGGRLLDHDLALKMVNLFVTTAFAGGRHQRRVEKVSAPVGTP
- the fabG gene encoding 3-oxoacyl-[acyl-carrier-protein] reductase gives rise to the protein MTNANSSQGLLTGQKVLVTGGSRGIGAAIARELAREGASVAITYVSREDAAQAVLKDLPGSGHLALKMDVGQEASVDEGIDQLLKTWGQIDGIVNNAGVTKDGLLLRMKTEDFDNVVQTNLKGTFLVTRAALKPMLKARKGSIVNITSVIGQTGNAGQANYAASKGGTVAFSKSAAAEVASRGIRVNCVAPGFINTEMTGVLTDDQKKMILSEIPLGRIAEAKEVAQAVAFLLSDRASYITGHTLSVNGGMFME
- a CDS encoding M23 family metallopeptidase, with amino-acid sequence MKRLVTTLFISSLAASLTACVSPTLPSVPSRIQESPKTAIDPDQALGPDEDVTSTSGIAVHERGNRSGHFDWPVDEARMTRGFFLKPKKKRGRPHLGIDLAAPKGTPIYAAHEGLVIYVGREFRGYGRMVMVEGKDGFATLYAHLSKSSIKAGTTVAKGDLIGEMGRTGRATGVHLHFEIRMKDGPVDPLNFLPGGHELARQASRIRFPVWVGPDIAALNPFPSPSSSPSWISPRAPAEASADSL
- the fabD gene encoding ACP S-malonyltransferase, coding for MFAFLYPGQGSQQPGMGQFLFENFKIAQTTFEEASDAIKIDMKKLCFHGSVEELAMTENTQPALLTVSTATTRVITSEFGAKARIGAGHSIGEYGALVAAGVIEFAPAVKAVRTRGQAMQSAVPVGQGGMVAVMGLSESQVIQLCSYVEKESGFTPLSPANYNSPGQIVISGSMKAIEWMRANAKAENIWPTETPRLKLIPLNVSAPFHCAMMKPAEDEMRKVLSDMPFQLPAFQIIQNFTAAVETHPEALRENLIRQVSGPVKWMQSMELLKKQGVSQCLELGTGKVLQGLLKKIDSEFFQVLNANSLEDLKMIEKIAKPQGAI
- the fabF gene encoding beta-ketoacyl-ACP synthase II, translated to MKLTRGSREIRRVVVTGIGAVTPLGLSMEETWQNLLRGQSGIAPITKFDTTLYDTKFAGEVKNFNADAFIPKKEQKKMDTFIQYAVAATKMALDDAKLELTEEVKNTTGTFIGVGMGGLPFIEEQFAKITEKGPSRISPFFIPAVITNMASGQVSILFGLRGTSYSITSACATGAHSIGEAYNAIRYGQNDVMIAGGAEATVCPMAIGGFGAMRALSTRNDDPTHASRPMDKDRDGFVLSEGCAIMVLESMEHAVKRGARILAEVSGYGATADAYHMTSPAPCGEGGQRSVMAALKDSGLKPSDIQYVNPHATSTPLGDELETQALKAVFGDHAKKLWVNATKSMIGHTLGAAGAIEGAICVKVLEHQLSPPTINLVNPSEGCDLDYVTGEARTGKITHVLNNSFGFGGTNASLIFSKVDA